In Streptomyces chartreusis NRRL 3882, the following are encoded in one genomic region:
- a CDS encoding CinA family protein translates to MSSTATDVVRLLTVKGRTLAVAESLTGGLVAAEITSVPGASKVFRGSVTAYATELKHDLLGVDAALLAARGAVDPQVAAQMAAGVRKALGTDWGIATTGVAGPEPQDGQSVGTVFVAVDGPLRADSGSAGGGKVEALRLNGDREEIRRESVRSVLALLLKELAGEQTGNERAQDTERNGGF, encoded by the coding sequence GTGAGTTCCACGGCCACCGACGTGGTGCGACTACTCACGGTGAAGGGCAGGACGCTCGCCGTCGCGGAGTCGCTGACCGGTGGCCTCGTAGCGGCGGAGATCACATCCGTCCCCGGGGCGTCCAAGGTCTTCCGGGGCTCGGTGACGGCCTACGCCACCGAACTGAAGCATGACCTACTGGGCGTCGACGCCGCCCTGCTGGCGGCGCGAGGAGCGGTGGATCCGCAGGTCGCGGCCCAGATGGCGGCCGGAGTGCGTAAGGCGCTCGGCACGGACTGGGGCATCGCGACCACCGGTGTCGCGGGTCCCGAGCCGCAGGACGGACAGAGCGTCGGGACGGTCTTCGTCGCCGTGGACGGACCCCTGAGGGCCGATTCCGGTTCTGCCGGCGGCGGAAAAGTGGAGGCTCTGCGGTTGAACGGCGACCGCGAGGAAATTCGTAGAGAGAGTGTACGGAGCGTACTCGCACTGCTCCTGAAGGAGCTTGCGGGCGAACAGACTGGGAATGAGCGGGCACAGGATACGGAACGGAACGGGGGGTTTTGA
- the pgsA gene encoding CDP-diacylglycerol--glycerol-3-phosphate 3-phosphatidyltransferase, producing MTGVPASAAGGPSGARRAAAGAASGKVPGASMGRSAARSTEGGASGAAPGARQGAASGVGDSGAAAGDGAESAVVDAQDDGKPARGGKLAAAAVNQASVWNVANLLTMLRLILVPAFVALMLADGGYDPAWRALAWAAFAIAMITDLFDGHLARTYNLVTDFGKIADPIADKAIMGAALICLSALGDLPWWVTGVILGRELGITLLRFLVIRYGVIPASRGGKLKTLTQGVAVGMYVLALTGWLATLRFWVMAAAVVLTVVTGLDYVKQAIVLRRRGIAERKAALEEKEA from the coding sequence ATGACCGGTGTTCCGGCATCCGCGGCGGGAGGCCCCTCCGGCGCGAGGAGGGCCGCGGCCGGTGCGGCTTCGGGGAAGGTTCCCGGGGCTTCGATGGGCCGGTCGGCCGCGCGGTCGACCGAGGGCGGTGCGTCCGGCGCGGCGCCGGGTGCACGGCAGGGTGCGGCGTCCGGCGTGGGTGACAGCGGGGCCGCCGCCGGTGACGGCGCGGAGAGCGCCGTCGTCGACGCGCAGGACGACGGGAAGCCGGCACGGGGCGGGAAGCTGGCTGCCGCGGCCGTCAACCAGGCCAGCGTCTGGAACGTCGCCAACCTCCTGACCATGCTCCGGCTGATCCTCGTACCGGCCTTCGTGGCGCTGATGCTCGCGGACGGCGGGTACGACCCGGCGTGGCGGGCCCTCGCCTGGGCGGCCTTCGCCATCGCCATGATCACCGACCTCTTCGACGGTCATCTGGCGCGCACGTACAACCTGGTCACCGACTTCGGGAAGATCGCCGACCCCATCGCCGACAAGGCGATCATGGGGGCGGCGCTGATCTGTCTGTCCGCGCTCGGCGATCTGCCGTGGTGGGTGACGGGCGTCATCCTCGGCCGGGAACTCGGGATCACGCTGCTGCGTTTTCTGGTCATTCGGTACGGCGTCATCCCGGCCAGCCGCGGAGGCAAGCTCAAGACGCTCACCCAGGGCGTGGCCGTGGGCATGTACGTGCTGGCGCTGACGGGGTGGCTGGCCACCCTGAGGTTCTGGGTGATGGCCGCGGCGGTCGTTCTGACCGTGGTGACCGGGCTCGACTATGTGAAACAGGCCATTGTGCTGCGCAGGCGGGGAATCGCCGAGCGCAAGGCCGCGTTGGAGGAGAAGGAAGCGTGA
- the rimO gene encoding 30S ribosomal protein S12 methylthiotransferase RimO, with amino-acid sequence MPERRTVALVTLGCARNEVDSEELAGRLEADGWQLVEDAEDADVAVVNTCGFVEAAKKDSVDALLEANDLKGHGRTQAVVAVGCMAERYGKELAEALPEADGVLGFDDYTDISDRLQTILNGGIHASHTPRDRRKLLPISPAERQESAAEVALPGHAPADLPEGLAPASGPRAPLRRRLDGSPVASVKLASGCDRRCSFCAIPSFRGSFISRRPSDVLNETRWLAEQGVKEIMLVSENNTSYGKDLGDIRLLESLLPELAEVDGIERVRVSYLQPAEMRPGLIDVLTSTPKVAPYFDLSFQHSAPGVLRAMRRFGDTDRFLELLDTIRSKAPEAGVRSNFIVGFPGESEADLAELERFLSGARLDAIGVFGYSDEEGTEAATYENKLDEDVVAERLARVSRLAEELVSQRAEERVGQTVHVLVESVDDEEGVYGRAAHQAPETDGQVLLTSGAGLSSGRMVEAKVVGTEGVDLVAEPLQGSFASPAWSEEAGR; translated from the coding sequence ATGCCTGAACGCCGTACCGTCGCACTCGTCACCCTTGGCTGCGCCCGTAACGAGGTGGACTCGGAGGAGCTCGCAGGCCGTTTGGAGGCGGACGGCTGGCAGCTCGTGGAGGACGCCGAGGACGCGGACGTCGCTGTCGTGAACACCTGCGGCTTCGTCGAGGCCGCCAAGAAGGACTCCGTCGACGCCCTCCTGGAGGCCAACGACCTCAAGGGACACGGCAGAACCCAGGCCGTCGTGGCGGTGGGCTGCATGGCCGAGCGGTACGGCAAGGAGCTCGCCGAAGCCCTCCCCGAGGCCGACGGTGTACTCGGGTTCGACGACTACACGGACATCTCGGACCGCCTCCAGACCATCCTCAACGGCGGCATCCACGCCTCGCACACCCCGCGCGACCGGCGCAAGCTGCTGCCGATCAGCCCGGCCGAGCGGCAGGAGTCGGCCGCCGAGGTCGCGCTGCCCGGACACGCCCCCGCGGACCTCCCGGAGGGCCTCGCTCCGGCCTCCGGCCCCCGCGCGCCCCTGCGCCGCCGTCTGGACGGCTCCCCGGTGGCCTCCGTGAAGCTCGCCTCCGGCTGTGACCGGCGCTGCTCCTTCTGCGCCATCCCGTCCTTCCGTGGCTCCTTCATCTCCCGCCGCCCGAGCGACGTGCTGAACGAGACCCGCTGGCTGGCCGAGCAGGGCGTGAAGGAGATCATGCTGGTCTCCGAGAACAACACCTCCTACGGCAAGGACCTCGGCGACATCCGCCTGCTGGAGTCGCTGCTGCCCGAGCTCGCCGAGGTGGACGGCATCGAGCGGGTCCGGGTGAGCTACCTCCAGCCCGCGGAGATGCGGCCGGGCCTGATCGACGTGCTGACGTCGACCCCGAAGGTCGCGCCCTACTTCGACCTGTCCTTCCAGCACTCCGCGCCCGGTGTGCTGCGCGCGATGCGCCGCTTCGGCGACACTGACCGGTTCCTGGAGCTGCTCGACACGATCCGCAGCAAGGCGCCCGAGGCCGGCGTGCGCTCCAACTTCATCGTCGGCTTCCCCGGCGAGAGCGAGGCCGACCTCGCCGAACTGGAGCGGTTCCTCAGCGGCGCGCGGCTGGACGCCATCGGCGTCTTCGGCTACTCCGACGAGGAGGGCACCGAGGCGGCGACCTACGAGAACAAGCTCGACGAGGACGTCGTCGCCGAGCGGCTGGCCCGTGTCTCGCGGCTGGCCGAGGAACTCGTCTCGCAGCGCGCCGAGGAGCGCGTCGGCCAGACGGTGCACGTGCTCGTCGAGTCCGTCGACGACGAGGAGGGCGTGTACGGCCGGGCGGCGCACCAGGCGCCCGAGACGGACGGCCAGGTGCTGCTCACGAGCGGCGCGGGCCTGAGCAGCGGCCGTATGGTCGAGGCGAAGGTGGTCGGTACGGAGGGCGTCGACCTGGTGGCCGAGCCGCTTCAGGGCTCGTTCGCGTCGCCGGCGTGGAGTGAGGAGGCGGGCAGATGA
- a CDS encoding helix-turn-helix domain-containing protein, giving the protein MSIGNSPEDERPFEDERVEEDREEARPSIGRALQQARIAAGLTVDDISSATRVRMNIVHAIEADDFTACGGDVYARGHIRTLAKAVHLDPAPLLDQYGDEHGGRPAPTPAAPLFEAERIRPERRGPNWTAAMVAAIVAVIGFVGFTMFQGGDDGGGEANVAEGSTPGDSASPTTKTKKPTDPKPEASDSAIAAAPQDKVTVQVAAADGRSWISAKDHNGRLLFDGFLKQGETKTFQDSSKVHLVLGDAGAIDLFVNGKKIKDDFQPGSVERLTYTKGDPEAG; this is encoded by the coding sequence GTGTCCATCGGCAACTCCCCTGAAGACGAGCGTCCGTTCGAAGACGAGCGCGTCGAAGAAGACCGCGAGGAAGCCCGCCCCTCCATCGGCCGTGCCCTTCAGCAGGCGCGTATCGCCGCTGGGCTGACCGTCGACGACATCAGTAGCGCCACCCGGGTCCGCATGAACATCGTGCACGCCATCGAGGCGGACGACTTCACCGCCTGCGGTGGTGACGTCTATGCCCGAGGGCACATCAGGACCCTGGCCAAGGCCGTCCACCTCGACCCCGCGCCGCTGCTCGACCAGTACGGCGACGAGCACGGCGGGCGCCCGGCACCGACCCCGGCAGCTCCCCTCTTCGAGGCGGAGCGCATCCGTCCGGAGCGGCGGGGGCCCAACTGGACCGCCGCCATGGTTGCCGCGATCGTCGCCGTGATCGGATTCGTCGGGTTCACCATGTTCCAGGGCGGCGACGACGGCGGCGGCGAGGCGAACGTGGCCGAGGGCTCCACGCCCGGCGACTCCGCCTCGCCGACCACCAAGACCAAGAAGCCCACTGACCCCAAGCCCGAGGCGTCCGACAGCGCCATCGCCGCCGCGCCCCAGGACAAGGTGACGGTCCAGGTGGCCGCCGCCGACGGCCGCAGCTGGATCTCCGCCAAGGACCACAACGGCCGGCTGCTCTTCGACGGATTCCTCAAGCAGGGCGAGACCAAGACCTTCCAGGACAGCTCGAAGGTGCACCTCGTCCTCGGTGACGCCGGTGCGATCGACCTCTTCGTCAACGGCAAGAAGATCAAGGACGACTTCCAGCCGGGCTCCGTGGAGCGCCTGACGTACACGAAGGGTGACCCCGAGGCCGGGTAA
- a CDS encoding DNA translocase FtsK — protein MASRPSAAKKPPAKKAAGSAKAPAKKAAAKKAPAKKAPAKKAAAKKVAPKPAPSPTGGIYRLVRALWLGVAHAVGAVFRGIGQGAKNLDPAHRKDGVALLLLAIALIVAAGTWADLKGPVGDLVEILVTGAFGRLDLLVPILLAVIAVRFIRHPEKPEANGRIVIGLSALVIGVLGQVHIACGSPARGDGMQAIRDAGGLIGWAMATPLSYAMGDVLAVPLLVLLTVFGLLVVTATPVNAIPQRLRHAGVRLGILRDPADDEFGEDDERYEEQWREALPARPRGRRTPAPGAYDPDSAEQEALSRRRGRPRRSAVPQPDMDRPMDAVDVAAAAAAALDGAVLHGMPPSPIVADLTQGVSVGDREATTPTPVPAARPQQEKLTQGEPEQEKPRAGVRDLTKSPPAKPRDLPPRAEQLQLSGDITYALPSLDLLTRGGPGKARSAANDAIVAALTNVFTEFKVDANVTGFTRGPTVTRYEIELGPAVKVERITALAKNIAYAVASPDVRIISPIPGKSAVGIEIPNTDREMVNLGDVLRLAESAEDDDPMLVAFGKDVEGGYVMHSLAKMPHMLVAGATGSGKSSCINCLITSIMMRATPEDVRMILVDPKRVELTAYEGIPHLITPIITNPKRAAEALQWVVREMDLRYDDLAAYGYRHIDDFNRAVREGKVKPPEGSERELQPYPYLLVIVDELADLMMVAPRDVEDAIVRITQLARAAGIHLVLATQRPSVDVVTGLIKANVPSRLAFATSSLADSRVILDQPGAEKLIGKGDGLFLPMGANKPTRMQGAFVTEEEIAGVVRHCKDQMAPVFRDDVTVGTKQKKEIDEDIGDDLDLLCQAAELVVSTQFGSTSMLQRKLRVGFAKAGRLMDLMESRNIVGPSEGSKARDVLVKPDELDGVLALIRGESEG, from the coding sequence ATGGCCTCACGTCCCTCCGCAGCCAAGAAGCCGCCCGCGAAGAAGGCGGCCGGTTCGGCGAAGGCTCCGGCGAAGAAGGCCGCTGCCAAAAAGGCTCCCGCGAAGAAGGCGCCCGCCAAGAAGGCCGCGGCGAAGAAGGTCGCGCCCAAACCGGCTCCGAGCCCGACCGGGGGCATCTACCGGCTCGTGCGCGCCCTGTGGCTCGGGGTCGCCCATGCCGTGGGCGCCGTGTTCCGCGGCATAGGGCAGGGTGCCAAGAACCTCGACCCGGCCCATCGCAAGGACGGTGTCGCCCTGCTGCTGCTCGCCATCGCGCTGATCGTCGCCGCGGGCACCTGGGCCGACCTGAAGGGCCCCGTGGGCGACCTGGTCGAAATCCTGGTGACCGGTGCCTTCGGCCGGCTCGACCTGCTCGTGCCGATCCTGCTCGCCGTCATCGCCGTGCGGTTCATCCGCCACCCGGAGAAGCCCGAGGCCAACGGACGCATCGTCATCGGCCTGTCCGCGCTCGTCATCGGCGTGCTCGGCCAGGTCCACATCGCCTGCGGCTCACCCGCCCGCGGCGACGGCATGCAGGCGATAAGGGACGCCGGTGGCCTCATCGGCTGGGCCATGGCGACCCCGCTGTCGTACGCCATGGGCGACGTGCTCGCCGTGCCGCTGCTCGTGCTGCTGACGGTCTTCGGGCTGCTGGTCGTCACGGCCACGCCGGTCAACGCCATCCCGCAGCGGCTGCGGCACGCCGGGGTGCGGCTCGGGATTCTCCGAGACCCGGCCGACGACGAGTTCGGGGAGGACGACGAGCGCTACGAGGAGCAGTGGCGTGAGGCGCTGCCCGCACGGCCGCGCGGCAGGCGCACGCCGGCGCCCGGGGCGTACGACCCCGACAGCGCCGAGCAGGAGGCGCTCTCCCGGCGCCGCGGCCGTCCCCGGCGGTCGGCGGTGCCGCAGCCCGACATGGACCGGCCCATGGACGCCGTGGACGTCGCCGCGGCGGCGGCCGCCGCGCTCGACGGGGCCGTGCTGCACGGGATGCCGCCCTCGCCGATCGTCGCCGACCTCACCCAGGGCGTGAGCGTCGGGGACCGCGAGGCGACCACGCCGACGCCCGTCCCGGCCGCCAGGCCCCAGCAGGAGAAGCTCACACAGGGCGAGCCCGAGCAGGAGAAGCCGAGGGCGGGTGTCCGCGACCTCACCAAGTCCCCGCCCGCCAAGCCCCGCGACCTGCCGCCGCGTGCGGAACAGCTCCAGCTGTCCGGCGACATCACCTACGCGCTGCCGTCGCTCGACCTCCTCACGCGCGGCGGCCCCGGCAAGGCCCGCAGCGCAGCCAACGACGCCATAGTCGCCGCGCTCACCAACGTCTTCACCGAGTTCAAGGTCGACGCCAACGTCACCGGCTTCACGCGCGGGCCGACGGTCACGCGCTACGAGATCGAGCTCGGCCCCGCCGTGAAGGTCGAGCGGATCACCGCGCTCGCCAAGAACATCGCCTACGCCGTCGCCAGTCCGGACGTGCGGATCATCAGCCCGATCCCCGGCAAGTCCGCGGTCGGCATCGAGATCCCGAACACCGACCGGGAGATGGTCAACCTCGGTGACGTACTGCGGCTCGCGGAGTCCGCGGAGGACGACGACCCGATGCTGGTCGCCTTCGGCAAGGACGTCGAGGGCGGCTACGTCATGCACTCGCTGGCGAAGATGCCGCACATGCTGGTCGCCGGCGCCACCGGCTCCGGCAAGTCGTCCTGCATCAACTGCCTGATCACCTCGATCATGATGCGGGCGACCCCCGAGGACGTCCGGATGATCCTCGTCGACCCCAAGCGGGTCGAGCTGACCGCCTACGAGGGCATCCCGCACCTGATCACTCCGATCATCACCAACCCCAAGCGGGCCGCCGAGGCGCTCCAGTGGGTCGTGCGCGAGATGGACCTGCGCTACGACGACCTGGCCGCCTACGGCTACCGGCACATCGACGACTTCAACCGGGCCGTGCGCGAGGGCAAGGTCAAACCGCCCGAGGGCAGCGAGCGCGAGCTCCAGCCGTACCCGTACCTGCTGGTCATCGTCGACGAGCTCGCCGACCTGATGATGGTCGCGCCGCGCGACGTCGAGGACGCGATCGTGCGCATCACGCAGCTCGCGCGCGCGGCCGGCATCCATCTGGTGCTCGCCACACAGCGGCCGTCCGTCGACGTCGTCACCGGCCTGATCAAGGCGAACGTGCCGTCGCGGCTGGCGTTCGCCACGTCGTCGCTCGCCGACTCGCGGGTCATCCTCGACCAGCCGGGCGCCGAGAAGCTCATCGGCAAGGGCGACGGGCTGTTCCTGCCGATGGGTGCCAACAAGCCGACCCGTATGCAGGGCGCCTTCGTGACCGAGGAGGAGATCGCGGGCGTCGTCCGGCACTGCAAGGACCAGATGGCGCCCGTCTTCCGGGACGACGTCACCGTCGGGACCAAGCAGAAGAAGGAGATCGACGAGGACATCGGCGACGACCTCGACCTGCTGTGCCAGGCGGCCGAACTGGTCGTCTCCACGCAGTTCGGGTCGACCTCCATGCTCCAGCGCAAACTGCGCGTCGGCTTCGCCAAGGCCGGGCGGCTGATGGACCTCATGGAGTCCCGGAACATCGTCGGGCCGAGCGAGGGTTCCAAGGCTCGTGACGTTCTTGTGAAGCCTGATGAGCTGGATGGCGTGCTCGCGCTGATCCGGGGGGAGTCTGAAGGGTAG
- a CDS encoding response regulator gives MVQKAKILLVDDRPENLLALEAILSALDQTLVRASSGEEALKALLTDDFAVILLDVQMPGMDGFETAAHIKRRERTRDIPIIFLTAINHGPHHTFRGYAAGAVDYISKPFDPWVLRAKVSVFVELYMKNCQLREQASLLRLQLDGNGKDAGGEAKESAGLLAELSARLAAVEEQAEALTKQLNDDSTDAAAVATAAHLERKLTGLRRALDALEPGTGTTSSVSSQN, from the coding sequence ATGGTGCAGAAGGCCAAGATCCTCCTGGTCGATGACCGGCCGGAGAATCTGCTTGCGCTGGAGGCGATCCTCTCTGCGCTCGATCAGACGCTGGTGCGGGCATCGTCCGGGGAGGAAGCGCTCAAAGCGCTGCTCACGGACGACTTCGCGGTCATTCTGCTGGACGTCCAGATGCCGGGCATGGACGGCTTCGAAACAGCCGCGCACATCAAGCGGCGGGAGCGGACCCGGGACATCCCGATCATCTTCCTCACCGCGATCAACCACGGGCCACACCACACCTTCCGGGGTTACGCGGCCGGCGCGGTCGACTACATCTCCAAGCCGTTCGACCCGTGGGTGCTGCGCGCGAAGGTCTCCGTCTTCGTCGAGCTGTACATGAAGAACTGCCAGCTGCGTGAGCAGGCGTCGCTGCTGCGGCTCCAGTTGGACGGCAACGGCAAGGACGCGGGCGGTGAGGCCAAGGAGTCGGCCGGGCTGCTCGCCGAGCTCTCCGCTCGGCTCGCGGCCGTCGAGGAACAGGCCGAGGCGCTGACCAAGCAGCTCAACGACGATTCGACGGACGCCGCGGCGGTGGCCACGGCGGCCCATCTGGAGCGCAAGCTCACGGGGTTGCGGCGGGCGCTGGACGCGCTGGAGCCGGGCACCGGGACCACATCGTCGGTGTCCTCGCAGAACTGA